One genomic segment of Candidatus Berkiella aquae includes these proteins:
- a CDS encoding NADH-quinone oxidoreductase subunit A yields the protein MLENYLPVLIFMGLALGLGTVLIALGALISPRKPNDEKLSQYECGFEPFENARLKFDVRFYLIAILFIIFDLEVAFLFPWAVIFKDLTWTPIIAMGIFLGLLLVGFIYEWKKGALEWE from the coding sequence GTGTTAGAAAATTACCTTCCAGTTCTCATCTTTATGGGGTTGGCGCTAGGTCTAGGCACAGTATTGATTGCTCTTGGGGCACTCATTTCACCTAGGAAACCAAATGACGAAAAGCTCTCGCAATATGAATGCGGATTTGAGCCATTTGAAAATGCACGATTAAAATTCGATGTGCGTTTTTATCTTATTGCTATCCTTTTTATTATTTTTGATCTTGAAGTGGCTTTCTTGTTTCCCTGGGCTGTTATTTTCAAAGATCTCACCTGGACACCGATTATTGCGATGGGGATCTTCTTAGGTCTTCTATTAGTTGGTTTTATCTACGAATGGAAAAAAGGAGCACTGGAATGGGAATAG
- the nuoE gene encoding NADH-quinone oxidoreductase subunit NuoE has translation MSEIMQTVASPATLSQKTRNQIDEWLKKYPPEQRQAGVIAALTMVQDENGGYLTVELMDAVAAYLGMPKIAVYEVATFYSMFELKPVGKHKICVCTNISCMLKGSDDIVEYLQAKLGIKLGETTQDGKFTLKYVECLAACGGAPMMQIGREYHENLTPEKIDKILASLE, from the coding sequence ATGAGTGAAATAATGCAAACAGTGGCATCGCCTGCGACTTTGTCACAAAAAACCCGCAATCAAATTGATGAGTGGTTAAAAAAATATCCACCTGAGCAACGTCAAGCTGGCGTGATTGCTGCTTTGACGATGGTGCAAGATGAGAACGGTGGTTATCTGACCGTTGAATTAATGGATGCAGTTGCTGCTTACTTAGGTATGCCAAAAATTGCCGTGTATGAAGTTGCTACTTTTTACAGCATGTTTGAACTCAAACCGGTTGGAAAACATAAAATTTGCGTGTGCACCAACATTTCTTGCATGTTAAAAGGTTCCGATGACATTGTGGAATATCTGCAAGCAAAACTGGGCATTAAATTAGGCGAAACCACGCAAGATGGTAAATTCACATTGAAGTATGTTGAATGCTTAGCCGCTTGTGGGGGAGCCCCTATGATGCAGATTGGGCGTGAATATCATGAGAATTTAACGCCTGAAAAAATTGACAAAATCTTAGCATCGTTGGAGTAA
- a CDS encoding NADH-quinone oxidoreductase subunit NuoB, translated as MGIAGALKQGFVTTSLDKLINWARTGSMWPMTFGLACCAVEMMHAGASRYDLDRFGIVFRPSPRQSDVMIVAGTLCNKMAPALRKVYDQMPEPRWVISMGSCANGGGYYHYSFSVVRGCDRIVPVDVYVPGCPPTAEALLYGILQLQNKIRRTNTIAREKV; from the coding sequence ATGGGAATAGCAGGCGCTCTGAAACAAGGCTTTGTGACGACATCGCTAGATAAATTAATTAATTGGGCAAGAACTGGCTCTATGTGGCCAATGACATTTGGCCTTGCTTGCTGTGCCGTAGAGATGATGCATGCAGGCGCATCCCGTTACGATCTCGATCGTTTCGGCATTGTTTTTAGACCTTCTCCTAGACAAAGCGATGTGATGATTGTAGCAGGCACGCTTTGTAACAAAATGGCTCCCGCTTTACGAAAAGTTTACGATCAAATGCCTGAACCCCGTTGGGTTATTTCCATGGGTTCTTGTGCGAATGGCGGCGGGTATTATCATTATTCGTTCTCTGTTGTACGCGGTTGTGACCGAATTGTCCCAGTAGATGTTTATGTCCCAGGCTGTCCGCCCACGGCAGAAGCGTTGCTGTATGGTATTTTACAGCTGCAAAATAAAATCCGTCGTACCAATACGATTGCAAGGGAAAAAGTATGA
- the secG gene encoding preprotein translocase subunit SecG — protein sequence MQQGKGAQAGAAFGSGASQTVFGSQGSGGFLSRATGTLAAIFFVLNLFLAFWINKTHRPTTVVAPSEKAAPAVPSTEGDIPE from the coding sequence ATGCAACAAGGCAAAGGGGCACAAGCGGGAGCTGCTTTTGGCAGTGGTGCTTCTCAAACCGTTTTTGGTAGCCAAGGCTCGGGCGGTTTTTTAAGCCGTGCAACAGGCACCTTAGCAGCGATCTTTTTCGTGTTAAATTTATTTTTAGCTTTCTGGATTAATAAAACACATCGACCAACAACGGTTGTTGCACCGTCTGAAAAGGCGGCACCTGCTGTGCCCAGCACAGAAGGAGATATTCCAGAGTAA
- the nuoF gene encoding NADH-quinone oxidoreductase subunit NuoF, producing the protein MTAKTNQICFRTLSHAKPWSLEAYLSVGGYQVWQKILKEKTPPENIIAELKTSVLRGRGGAGFPTGLKWSFVPHSKPGQKYVVCNSDEGEPGTFKDRDILRFNPHQLIEGMAIAGYVMGATVGYNYIRGEFHEPFDRVEQALKEAHEQGFLGKNILGSGVDFELHNVLGAGAYICGEETALMESLEGKKGQPRFKPPFPANFGVFGKPTTINNTESFASVPVILQNGGQWFLELGLPNNGGCKIFCVSGHVNKPGNYEIPLGTPFSELLAMAGGMKDNRKLKAVIPGGSSVPVLPGDIMMQVNMDYDSISKAGSMLGSGAVIVMDETTCMVKMLARISEFYFEESCGQCTPCREGTGWLARILHRIMHGEGTSRDLAVLDDVADKIMGRTICALGDAAAMPVRSFLKHYRNEFEYMIEHKKSMVA; encoded by the coding sequence ATGACAGCCAAAACGAACCAAATCTGTTTTCGTACTTTATCGCATGCTAAACCTTGGTCTTTAGAAGCGTATTTAAGTGTGGGTGGCTACCAAGTCTGGCAGAAAATTTTAAAAGAAAAGACACCACCTGAAAATATTATTGCAGAGCTTAAAACCTCTGTCTTACGGGGACGCGGAGGCGCAGGCTTCCCAACAGGCTTGAAATGGAGCTTTGTACCCCATAGTAAGCCCGGTCAAAAATATGTGGTTTGTAATTCCGATGAAGGTGAACCCGGTACGTTTAAAGATCGTGACATTTTACGCTTTAATCCACATCAATTAATCGAAGGTATGGCGATTGCAGGCTACGTTATGGGAGCTACCGTCGGGTACAACTATATTCGTGGTGAATTCCATGAGCCTTTTGATCGCGTTGAACAAGCACTCAAAGAAGCCCATGAACAAGGCTTTTTAGGTAAAAACATCTTAGGCTCTGGCGTTGATTTTGAGTTACACAACGTCTTAGGTGCTGGCGCGTATATCTGTGGTGAAGAAACCGCATTGATGGAGTCTTTAGAAGGTAAAAAAGGACAACCCCGCTTTAAACCACCATTCCCAGCCAATTTTGGTGTTTTTGGTAAACCAACCACGATTAATAATACAGAGAGTTTTGCTTCTGTACCGGTTATTTTACAAAACGGCGGCCAATGGTTTTTAGAATTAGGCTTGCCCAATAACGGTGGTTGCAAAATCTTTTGTGTCTCGGGCCATGTCAATAAACCCGGCAATTATGAAATTCCATTAGGGACGCCATTTAGCGAATTATTAGCGATGGCAGGTGGCATGAAAGATAACCGTAAGTTAAAAGCCGTTATCCCAGGTGGTTCTTCCGTCCCGGTTTTACCTGGCGATATCATGATGCAAGTGAATATGGATTATGACTCCATTTCCAAAGCAGGTTCCATGTTAGGCAGTGGCGCTGTCATTGTGATGGATGAAACCACTTGCATGGTAAAAATGTTAGCCAGAATTTCTGAATTTTACTTTGAAGAATCTTGTGGCCAATGCACGCCTTGCCGCGAAGGCACAGGTTGGTTAGCGCGTATTTTGCATCGCATTATGCACGGCGAAGGCACGTCGCGTGATCTGGCAGTGTTAGATGATGTTGCCGACAAAATTATGGGACGCACCATTTGTGCATTAGGGGATGCAGCAGCAATGCCTGTTCGTAGCTTCTTAAAGCATTATCGCAATGAATTTGAATATATGATCGAACATAAAAAGTCGATGGTAGCATAG
- the tpiA gene encoding triose-phosphate isomerase, whose protein sequence is MQANRARYVIGNWKMNGSQQHVAAFFDRLSQVELPATEMVVCPPSIYLSQAAQILKPSSQIKLGAQDVSAHPPGAYTGQISASMLIEQGCRYAIVGHSERREYNKETDADVAAKFLAAKLAGLTPILCVGETHAQRLAEQTDKVVVSQLNSILSHHGADVFEGALLAYEPIWAIGTGLTATPEQAQAVHHLLRETIGGYDSSVAARLPILYGGSVKASNAAALFSMPDIDGALVGGASLQAEEFLAICESNK, encoded by the coding sequence ATGCAAGCAAATCGCGCACGATATGTCATTGGTAACTGGAAAATGAACGGTTCGCAACAACACGTTGCTGCCTTCTTTGATCGCTTATCACAAGTTGAGTTACCTGCTACTGAAATGGTCGTGTGCCCACCCAGCATTTATTTATCTCAAGCAGCACAGATATTAAAGCCTTCGTCTCAGATAAAATTAGGCGCCCAAGATGTGAGCGCTCACCCCCCAGGTGCATATACAGGCCAGATTTCTGCCAGCATGTTAATAGAGCAAGGGTGCCGTTATGCGATTGTGGGGCATTCTGAGCGTCGTGAATATAACAAAGAAACTGATGCTGACGTCGCTGCAAAATTTCTAGCAGCGAAGCTTGCTGGGCTTACCCCGATTTTATGCGTTGGTGAAACGCATGCACAACGACTTGCAGAGCAAACAGACAAGGTTGTTGTTAGTCAATTAAATTCTATACTGTCGCACCATGGTGCAGATGTTTTTGAAGGTGCCTTACTTGCTTATGAGCCTATTTGGGCTATTGGAACAGGCTTAACGGCAACTCCAGAGCAAGCCCAAGCGGTTCATCACTTGCTTCGAGAGACTATCGGCGGGTATGATTCGTCGGTTGCAGCACGATTGCCCATTTTGTATGGTGGCAGCGTTAAAGCATCTAATGCTGCAGCTTTATTTAGTATGCCTGATATCGATGGCGCATTAGTTGGTGGCGCATCGTTGCAAGCAGAAGAATTTTTGGCAATTTGTGAGTCGAATAAATAA
- a CDS encoding NADH-quinone oxidoreductase subunit D: MSEIKNYTMNFGPQHPAAHGVLRLILELDGEVIQRADPHVGLLHRATEKLAENKPYNQSIGYMDRLDYVSMMCNEHGYVLAIEKLLGVTPPARALYIRTMFDEITRILNHLMWLGAHALDIGAMTVFLYAFREREDLMDCYEAVSGARMHATYYRPGGVYRDLPNQMPKYKPSMWHSEKAVKKLNEDREGSLLDFIWAFTERFPKCVDDYETLLTDNRIWKQRTVGIGVVSPERAMQLGFSGAMLRGSGIAWDLRKKQPYAAYANVDFDIPIGKEGDCYDRYCVRIEEMRQSNRIIRQCIEWLRANPGPVIIDDHKIIPPSREEMKEGMESLIHHFKLFTEGYCVPAGEAYAAIEHPKGEFGVYLVSDGANKPYRVKVRAAGFPHLASIEEMAKGHMIADVVAIIGTQDIVFGEIDR; encoded by the coding sequence ATGTCTGAAATTAAAAACTACACAATGAATTTTGGTCCGCAGCATCCTGCAGCGCATGGTGTATTGCGACTTATTTTGGAACTAGATGGTGAAGTGATCCAGCGTGCGGATCCGCATGTTGGTTTGTTACATCGTGCCACCGAGAAGCTGGCAGAAAATAAACCCTATAACCAAAGCATCGGTTATATGGATCGTTTAGATTATGTATCAATGATGTGTAATGAACATGGTTATGTTCTTGCTATTGAAAAATTATTAGGTGTCACCCCACCAGCACGTGCGCTTTATATTCGCACGATGTTTGACGAAATTACTCGCATTTTAAACCATCTGATGTGGTTAGGGGCGCATGCGCTAGATATTGGCGCAATGACCGTATTCTTATATGCGTTTCGTGAACGTGAAGATCTCATGGATTGCTATGAAGCCGTGAGTGGCGCCAGAATGCATGCAACCTATTATCGACCTGGCGGCGTTTATCGTGATTTGCCTAATCAAATGCCCAAATACAAACCTTCTATGTGGCATTCCGAAAAAGCGGTTAAGAAATTAAATGAAGACCGCGAAGGCTCTTTACTGGATTTCATTTGGGCCTTTACTGAAAGATTTCCAAAGTGTGTCGATGATTATGAAACCTTATTAACCGATAACCGTATTTGGAAACAGCGTACGGTTGGCATCGGCGTTGTCTCCCCTGAACGTGCTATGCAGCTTGGTTTTAGTGGAGCCATGTTAAGAGGTTCCGGTATTGCCTGGGATCTTCGCAAAAAACAACCTTACGCGGCTTATGCCAATGTTGATTTTGATATTCCCATTGGTAAAGAAGGCGATTGTTACGATCGTTACTGTGTGCGTATTGAAGAAATGCGCCAGTCAAATCGTATTATCCGCCAATGCATTGAATGGTTAAGAGCGAATCCGGGCCCGGTGATTATTGATGATCATAAAATCATCCCACCTAGCCGTGAAGAAATGAAAGAAGGGATGGAATCGCTTATTCACCATTTTAAATTATTCACAGAAGGCTACTGTGTTCCTGCTGGTGAAGCTTATGCAGCGATTGAGCATCCTAAAGGTGAATTTGGTGTTTATTTAGTCTCGGATGGTGCGAACAAACCTTACCGAGTTAAAGTCCGTGCTGCAGGATTCCCACACTTGGCTTCCATTGAAGAAATGGCAAAAGGACACATGATTGCTGACGTCGTTGCTATTATCGGAACCCAAGATATCGTATTTGGGGAGATTGATCGTTAA
- a CDS encoding NADH-quinone oxidoreductase subunit C yields MSNLSHLAETLPGVLGSLLESITLDRGELTIEVKPADILKVCEILRTHAECRFEMLMDLCGVDYLYYGVSEWETTSATAKGFERAVRPISQSVPNSQWKKPRFAVVYHLLSIALNHRLRVKAFVPDDKPLIDSVVGIWAGANWYEREAFDLYGILFNRHPDLRRLLTDYGFIGHPFRKDFPLSGNVEVRYDAKEQRVIYEPVDIVPRTLVPKVIRKSFDESEDPQGGAHV; encoded by the coding sequence ATGAGCAACCTTTCCCACTTAGCAGAAACACTCCCTGGTGTTTTAGGTTCCTTATTAGAAAGCATCACACTTGATCGCGGCGAACTGACCATTGAAGTCAAACCAGCCGATATTTTAAAAGTCTGTGAGATTCTGCGCACGCATGCAGAATGCCGTTTTGAAATGTTAATGGATTTGTGTGGCGTTGATTACCTTTATTATGGCGTGAGTGAATGGGAAACCACCAGCGCGACCGCAAAAGGGTTTGAACGTGCAGTGCGTCCTATTTCGCAAAGTGTACCCAATAGCCAGTGGAAAAAACCACGTTTTGCCGTTGTTTATCATTTATTATCTATTGCCCTTAATCATCGTTTGCGAGTCAAAGCCTTTGTGCCCGATGACAAACCCCTGATTGATTCTGTGGTCGGTATTTGGGCAGGCGCAAATTGGTATGAACGAGAAGCGTTCGATTTGTATGGCATTTTGTTTAATCGTCATCCGGATTTAAGACGTCTGTTAACCGATTATGGTTTTATTGGTCATCCGTTCAGAAAAGATTTTCCTTTATCAGGTAACGTTGAAGTTCGCTATGACGCCAAAGAACAGCGCGTTATTTATGAACCCGTTGATATTGTTCCACGCACCTTGGTCCCTAAAGTGATTCGTAAGAGCTTCGATGAGAGTGAAGACCCACAAGGGGGTGCGCATGTCTGA